The Cupriavidus nantongensis genome has a segment encoding these proteins:
- a CDS encoding ABC transporter permease: MLRKELKAMVREGRAVALLGIGAVVLAIAVLVSLQRHATVAGEMAQAAAATRQQWDDQGDKHPHRGAHFGLYAFRPASALAAIEPGLGDYFGQALWLEPHRRNLARFEPAQDALPAARFGDLSAGFVFAALLPLLVLAVSFDAVSGERQRGTLRMLHGAGMAPKSLLAGKFLALAAGFAGFSVVLALAPVVASHAQGTLDAGVWWRAAGLGAGYLLYTAVLAGLGLAVSAWMADGRSALLALAGLWLAFVFVIPGAGAALARHAVPLPSAQAFWAGIQHDYLEGLPGDGNLEARTARHDAALLARYGVTRLADLPVGAAPLRRLHRDAYADRVHALHFDALWQRYAAQENVMRAAALLSPTLAMRNFAMKMAGTDLAHQRHYEAAAERYRQTVNTAIDSWDASHTRGLTSFDDKYAGASLWRAIRPFDYTMPPAGFALRAAWPEIACLLWWCAVALAGLYGCLRRMRP; encoded by the coding sequence GTGCTGCGCAAGGAACTCAAGGCGATGGTCAGGGAAGGGCGGGCCGTGGCGCTGCTGGGCATCGGTGCCGTGGTGCTGGCGATCGCCGTGCTGGTGTCGCTGCAGCGGCATGCCACGGTCGCCGGCGAGATGGCGCAGGCGGCCGCGGCGACGCGCCAGCAGTGGGACGACCAGGGCGACAAGCATCCGCATCGCGGCGCGCACTTTGGCCTGTATGCGTTCCGGCCGGCCTCGGCGCTGGCGGCGATCGAGCCCGGACTGGGCGATTACTTCGGCCAGGCGCTGTGGCTGGAGCCGCACCGGCGCAATCTCGCGCGCTTCGAGCCGGCGCAGGACGCGCTGCCCGCGGCGCGCTTTGGCGACCTGAGCGCCGGCTTCGTGTTCGCTGCGCTGTTGCCGCTGCTGGTGCTGGCGGTCAGCTTCGATGCCGTCAGCGGCGAGCGCCAGCGCGGCACGCTGCGCATGCTGCATGGCGCCGGCATGGCGCCGAAGAGCCTGCTGGCGGGCAAGTTCCTGGCGCTGGCCGCGGGCTTCGCCGGATTTTCGGTCGTGCTGGCGCTGGCGCCGGTGGTGGCCAGCCATGCGCAGGGTACGCTCGATGCCGGGGTGTGGTGGCGCGCCGCCGGCCTCGGCGCCGGCTACCTGCTCTACACGGCGGTCCTGGCGGGCCTGGGGCTGGCGGTGTCGGCGTGGATGGCCGACGGCCGGAGCGCGTTGCTGGCGCTGGCCGGGCTGTGGCTGGCCTTTGTCTTCGTCATCCCCGGCGCGGGCGCGGCGCTGGCACGGCATGCGGTGCCGCTGCCATCGGCGCAAGCGTTCTGGGCCGGGATCCAGCACGACTACCTGGAGGGGCTGCCGGGCGACGGCAACCTGGAGGCACGCACCGCGCGCCATGACGCGGCGCTGCTGGCGCGCTACGGCGTGACGCGCCTGGCAGACTTGCCGGTGGGGGCGGCGCCGCTGCGCCGGCTGCATCGCGACGCCTATGCCGACCGCGTCCACGCCCTGCATTTCGATGCGCTGTGGCAGCGCTACGCGGCGCAGGAGAACGTGATGCGCGCGGCCGCGCTGCTGAGCCCGACGCTGGCGATGCGCAACTTTGCGATGAAGATGGCCGGCACCGACCTGGCGCACCAGCGCCACTACGAGGCCGCCGCGGAACGCTATCGGCAGACCGTCAATACCGCCATCGATAGCTGGGATGCCAGCCATACGCGCGGCCTGACCTCGTTCGACGACAAGTATGCGGGCGCGTCGCTGTGGCGCGCGATCCGGCCCTTTGACTACACCATGCCCCCGGCGGGCTTCGCGCTGCGCGCGGCATGGCCCGAGATCGCCTGCCTGCTGTGGTGGTGTGCGGTGGCGCTGGCCGGGCTTTACGGTTGCCTGCGGAGGATGCGGCCATGA
- a CDS encoding TonB-dependent receptor — MNNNNENTGTARAFACALLPLAAGVASPAASAEAGHATLPQVSVVATQDERPHDQRNVVTTDSAGLPAAVSVITADELATINIGRDISNMFRRVPGVVANNIDQGDTGNGFRMRGFATQGTHGADTAVYVDGVPQNMPSSQAGAGHGPAFLEWLTPDMIGQIDVIKGPVSALYGDQNRAGAVPIQTQSGEVPSSFGIGLDRYDGKRATLVLSGRHALRPEAEPIQSLFVADLYRTHSYRYDGSTERDNLFWKLSTRIGEGLYSLRLNHYRAESTAAGYLLLSDLQSGKVDPRSTQYGLPGFGSGKRSMFALNRAPAHGEEGWYATLYGEAFERERGIATSSVQHTVGSDDRNIFGGRLAGNVTFGDRAALMAGLEVRRDHGDAQRQIWLRGVPTANYVNAQRLTLLTYGLFVQGQFKPVDSVKLSAGLRRDWFDYDIVNRKLPAASTDYFKGVTTPKLGAAWTVLPGLDLFANVAQGFRSPAAEQISSSGAPGPLGAPGGSVYDVSPSKVKSYDVGFTATPARNLTVTAAAYYTLNEDEIVGQPDGSFRSVGDTTRKGYEVEARWRPVRPVSLYASYGHIIQAEANNPLPNTGARLSVPRHQLKLGAEYRQRLQGVQLTVNADAYLTTGIPYYMGTPQTQLRFMPAYTRFDLRGVLDWKQYQLSLFAVLQPHRFSTEAAYGAAAGLLVSPQPKWQFGMAARYFF; from the coding sequence GCCTCGGCCGAAGCCGGTCACGCCACGCTGCCCCAAGTCAGCGTGGTGGCGACGCAGGACGAGCGGCCGCACGACCAGCGCAACGTCGTCACTACCGACAGCGCGGGCCTGCCGGCAGCGGTGTCGGTGATCACGGCCGACGAGCTGGCCACCATCAATATCGGCCGGGACATCTCCAACATGTTCCGCCGCGTTCCCGGCGTGGTCGCCAACAATATCGACCAGGGCGATACCGGCAATGGCTTCCGCATGCGCGGCTTTGCCACCCAGGGCACGCACGGTGCCGACACCGCGGTCTATGTCGACGGGGTGCCGCAGAACATGCCGTCCAGCCAGGCGGGGGCGGGGCACGGTCCGGCCTTCCTGGAATGGCTGACGCCGGACATGATCGGGCAGATCGACGTCATCAAGGGGCCGGTGTCGGCGCTGTACGGCGACCAGAACCGCGCGGGCGCGGTGCCGATCCAGACCCAGTCCGGCGAGGTGCCGTCCAGCTTCGGCATCGGGCTGGACCGCTACGACGGCAAGCGCGCCACCCTGGTGCTGTCGGGCCGCCACGCGCTGCGGCCGGAGGCGGAACCGATCCAGTCGCTGTTCGTCGCCGACCTGTACCGCACCCACAGCTACCGCTATGACGGCAGCACCGAGCGCGACAACCTGTTCTGGAAGCTGTCGACCCGCATCGGCGAAGGCCTCTACAGCCTGCGCCTGAATCACTATCGCGCCGAATCGACGGCGGCCGGCTACCTGCTGCTGAGCGACCTGCAGTCGGGCAAGGTGGATCCGCGCTCGACCCAGTACGGCCTGCCTGGCTTTGGCAGCGGCAAGCGCTCGATGTTCGCGCTGAACCGCGCGCCCGCGCACGGCGAGGAAGGCTGGTACGCGACGCTGTACGGCGAAGCCTTCGAGCGCGAGCGCGGCATCGCCACCAGCAGCGTGCAGCATACCGTCGGCTCCGACGACCGCAATATCTTTGGCGGCCGGCTGGCGGGCAACGTTACCTTCGGCGACCGCGCCGCGCTGATGGCCGGCCTCGAAGTGCGCCGCGACCACGGCGACGCGCAACGGCAGATCTGGCTGCGCGGCGTGCCGACCGCCAACTATGTCAATGCCCAGCGGCTGACCCTGCTGACCTACGGGCTGTTCGTGCAGGGGCAGTTCAAGCCGGTCGATTCGGTCAAGCTGAGTGCCGGGCTGCGGCGCGACTGGTTCGACTACGACATCGTCAACCGCAAGCTGCCGGCAGCTAGCACGGATTATTTCAAGGGGGTGACCACGCCGAAGCTCGGCGCGGCCTGGACCGTGCTGCCCGGGCTCGACCTGTTCGCCAATGTCGCCCAGGGCTTCCGCTCGCCGGCCGCCGAGCAGATCAGCAGCAGCGGCGCGCCCGGGCCGCTGGGCGCGCCCGGCGGGTCGGTCTATGACGTATCGCCGTCGAAGGTGAAGTCCTACGACGTGGGCTTCACCGCGACCCCGGCCCGCAACCTGACGGTCACCGCGGCGGCCTATTACACCCTCAACGAGGACGAGATCGTCGGGCAGCCGGACGGCTCGTTCCGCTCGGTGGGCGACACCACCCGCAAGGGCTATGAGGTCGAGGCGCGCTGGCGGCCGGTGCGACCGGTCTCGCTCTATGCCAGCTACGGCCACATCATCCAGGCCGAAGCCAACAACCCGCTGCCCAACACCGGCGCCAGGCTGTCGGTGCCGCGCCACCAGCTCAAGCTGGGGGCGGAGTACCGGCAGCGGCTGCAGGGCGTGCAGCTGACCGTCAATGCCGACGCCTACCTGACCACCGGCATCCCGTACTACATGGGAACGCCGCAGACCCAGCTGCGCTTCATGCCGGCCTACACGCGCTTCGACCTGCGCGGGGTGCTGGACTGGAAGCAATACCAGCTGTCGCTGTTCGCGGTGCTGCAGCCGCACCGGTTCTCGACCGAGGCCGCCTATGGCGCGGCGGCCGGACTGCTGGTGTCGCCGCAGCCGAAATGGCAGTTCGGCATGGCGGCGCGCTACTTCTTCTAA
- a CDS encoding flavodoxin family protein, translating into MTTASTRVAIVYHSGYGHTARQAQAVARGAGSVAGAESLLIPVEDIDQHWDTLEQVDAIIFGAPTYMGSASAQFKGFMDATSRNVFAKGGKWANKVAAGFTNAASRSGDKLATLQQIAIFAAQHGMHWVNLGLTSGHNNSRSTEDTLNRHGFFLGAAAQSDADVSAEVAPPPADLRTAEHLGARVAEVAQQLVAGRQALAALKEAA; encoded by the coding sequence ATGACCACCGCCTCCACCCGCGTTGCCATCGTCTACCACAGCGGCTACGGCCACACCGCGCGCCAGGCCCAGGCCGTCGCGCGCGGCGCCGGCAGCGTCGCGGGTGCCGAAAGCCTGCTGATCCCGGTCGAGGACATCGACCAGCACTGGGATACGCTGGAACAGGTCGACGCCATCATCTTCGGCGCGCCGACCTACATGGGCAGCGCCTCGGCCCAGTTCAAGGGCTTTATGGACGCGACCTCGCGCAATGTGTTCGCCAAGGGCGGCAAGTGGGCCAACAAGGTCGCCGCCGGCTTTACCAACGCGGCCTCGCGCTCCGGCGACAAGCTGGCGACGCTGCAGCAGATCGCGATCTTCGCGGCGCAGCACGGCATGCACTGGGTCAACCTGGGCCTGACTTCGGGCCACAACAATTCCAGGTCGACCGAGGATACGCTGAACCGCCACGGCTTCTTCCTCGGCGCGGCCGCGCAGTCGGATGCGGATGTCAGCGCCGAGGTCGCGCCGCCGCCCGCCGACCTGCGCACCGCCGAACACCTGGGTGCGCGCGTGGCCGAAGTCGCGCAGCAGCTGGTCGCGGGGCGGCAGGCGCTGGCGGCGCTGAAGGAAGCGGCCTGA
- a CDS encoding DUF3526 domain-containing protein has product MNQIRPTGRLLAAQWRALWGARGARWALLLCAAVMCACAVASGLGARAWHGKFQQLEAGAQAALRQAGAQPLPAAGDQAAMAAFRFARAHAPAALLPAAGGRALASGMLELLPPAIRVTVESRHTDARNEEKLGNPLLQRYGMADLATALALLVPLLLVCLCAGMVQGEREHGTWRMSLAQGAAGWRLLLAGMAVRAGAVWAVAVLASLLAFLLDPAATLRAFGAWVFCLSAFVLFWSAASAWLNLLPGSAATAVLAGLGLWAVITFGAPAVIAAATDRMAPMPSRLAAIVQVRAAQQEAEAAAADLVRAWYRANPQWAPAAPRQHSWPVSFMPRYLDQAARIEPIAAEFERVRAQRFERAERWAWLSPPLSLLLAADRLAGHDAPRYARFMAQVNRYEAEWRAFFVPRIMSYHGVALHDYANAPRFAWVDNPRWHAVWRAGLQQLALAAVLLGLLWRCRARLARP; this is encoded by the coding sequence ATGAACCAGATCAGACCGACCGGGCGCCTGCTGGCGGCCCAATGGCGCGCCCTGTGGGGCGCGCGTGGCGCCCGCTGGGCGCTGCTGCTGTGCGCTGCCGTGATGTGCGCCTGCGCGGTGGCATCGGGGCTGGGCGCGCGCGCCTGGCATGGCAAGTTCCAGCAGCTGGAAGCCGGCGCGCAGGCAGCGTTGCGCCAGGCCGGCGCGCAGCCGTTGCCGGCCGCGGGGGACCAGGCCGCGATGGCGGCGTTCCGTTTTGCCCGCGCGCACGCGCCTGCGGCGCTGCTGCCCGCCGCCGGCGGCCGCGCGCTGGCCAGCGGCATGCTAGAGCTGCTGCCGCCGGCCATCCGCGTCACCGTGGAAAGCCGCCATACCGACGCCCGCAACGAGGAGAAGCTGGGCAATCCGCTGCTGCAGCGCTACGGCATGGCGGACCTGGCGACGGCACTGGCGCTGCTGGTGCCGCTGCTGCTGGTGTGCCTGTGCGCGGGCATGGTCCAGGGCGAGCGCGAGCACGGCACGTGGCGAATGTCGCTGGCGCAGGGCGCGGCCGGCTGGCGCCTGCTGCTTGCCGGGATGGCGGTGCGGGCGGGTGCGGTGTGGGCGGTGGCGGTGCTGGCTTCGCTGCTGGCGTTCCTGCTGGATCCGGCGGCGACGCTGCGCGCCTTCGGCGCGTGGGTGTTCTGCCTGAGCGCGTTCGTGTTGTTCTGGAGTGCGGCGAGCGCATGGCTGAACCTGCTGCCGGGTTCCGCCGCCACGGCCGTGCTGGCCGGCCTGGGCCTGTGGGCGGTGATCACCTTCGGCGCACCGGCCGTAATCGCGGCGGCGACCGACCGCATGGCGCCGATGCCGTCGCGGCTGGCTGCGATCGTGCAGGTGCGCGCCGCCCAGCAGGAGGCCGAAGCTGCCGCGGCGGACCTGGTGCGGGCGTGGTACCGCGCCAATCCGCAATGGGCGCCGGCCGCGCCGCGCCAGCACAGCTGGCCGGTGTCATTCATGCCGCGCTATCTCGACCAGGCCGCGCGCATCGAGCCGATCGCGGCCGAATTCGAGCGCGTGCGCGCGCAGCGCTTCGAGCGTGCGGAACGCTGGGCCTGGCTGTCGCCGCCGCTGTCACTGCTGCTCGCGGCCGACCGGCTGGCGGGGCACGACGCCCCGCGCTACGCCCGCTTCATGGCGCAGGTGAACCGCTACGAAGCCGAATGGCGCGCGTTCTTCGTGCCGCGCATCATGAGCTATCACGGCGTGGCGCTGCACGACTACGCCAACGCGCCGCGCTTCGCCTGGGTGGACAACCCCCGCTGGCATGCGGTGTGGCGCGCCGGGCTGCAGCAACTGGCACTGGCCGCGGTGCTGCTGGGCCTGCTGTGGCGGTGCCGGGCCCGGCTGGCCCGGCCGTGA